The following are encoded in a window of Rubellicoccus peritrichatus genomic DNA:
- a CDS encoding PEP-CTERM sorting domain-containing protein, whose translation MKLLLRLACASAALTAISASGASIIYNNGVTNTSNASGPAWVAGSNMFLNIIDDYGGSPLGPSGGSGASQNGFDLFDPGGGGLDITLLSWTLGSMTLYEGPGTATLSPGPATPGFEDYRYDDNGGLAPTNLTFFYNGAEWASGYVTRFVTEVANSADIDATGAGDAIITTNTPAGLAFFNEVMTLSSGTGQLSFVADSFTPVAPSDPGTFGSTGSITVVPEPSTMAALFGASALGITFIRRRRKS comes from the coding sequence ATGAAACTACTACTCCGATTGGCTTGCGCCTCTGCGGCACTTACGGCTATTTCAGCCTCTGGAGCCTCCATCATATACAATAACGGTGTTACGAACACATCCAATGCTTCTGGCCCAGCCTGGGTTGCTGGGTCGAACATGTTTCTCAATATTATCGATGACTATGGCGGCAGTCCCTTGGGTCCAAGCGGCGGCTCTGGCGCATCGCAAAACGGTTTTGACCTCTTCGACCCAGGTGGTGGCGGTTTGGACATCACTTTGTTGAGCTGGACCCTCGGCTCCATGACGCTTTACGAAGGGCCCGGAACCGCAACTCTCTCTCCAGGTCCTGCAACTCCGGGCTTTGAAGATTATCGCTATGATGACAATGGAGGACTCGCGCCTACCAACCTGACCTTCTTTTACAACGGTGCAGAGTGGGCATCAGGTTATGTCACCCGCTTTGTTACAGAAGTGGCCAACAGTGCTGACATTGATGCGACTGGAGCAGGTGATGCAATCATCACGACCAACACTCCAGCCGGACTTGCCTTTTTCAATGAAGTGATGACGCTAAGCAGCGGCACAGGACAGCTTTCTTTTGTCGCGGACAGTTTCACCCCCGTGGCTCCCAGCGATCCAGGCACCTTTGGCAGCACTGGTTCCATCACTGTAGTGCCGGA